The proteins below come from a single Acidobacteriota bacterium genomic window:
- a CDS encoding ChbG/HpnK family deacetylase: MKKVLAHSLLILLPILSFGGVANAQMQHIAEKLGYPPDSKLLIIHADDLGVAHSQDMASFKALEERAVTAASVMVPCPWFTEVADFAKLHPDMDIGLHLTLTSEWKTYRWGPVAPRDQVASLLDPNGYFYRDNGPVAARARPEEAELEVRAQVQRALAMGIRPSHLDIHMGTLAATPQLYSVLIKVAHELHLPYMAVKLPGRQGEEMLKLVSPNDIVLDHLVMFTPPVPADRWTENYLKAIESLKPGLTEMIVHLAYDNSEMRAITVDHPDYGAAWRQRDFNAVTSPEFKQALKENHIILVGWKQLDRLVQK; this comes from the coding sequence TTGAAGAAGGTCCTTGCCCATTCATTGCTCATTCTGCTTCCGATATTATCCTTTGGGGGCGTTGCCAACGCCCAGATGCAGCACATTGCCGAAAAGCTCGGATACCCGCCGGACTCAAAGTTGTTGATCATCCATGCAGACGACCTTGGCGTGGCGCATTCCCAGGATATGGCCAGTTTCAAGGCGCTCGAAGAGCGGGCCGTTACAGCAGCAAGTGTGATGGTCCCGTGCCCCTGGTTTACGGAAGTCGCGGACTTCGCAAAGTTGCATCCCGACATGGATATTGGGCTTCATCTGACGCTAACCAGCGAATGGAAAACCTATCGCTGGGGGCCTGTGGCGCCCAGAGACCAGGTGGCGAGCTTGCTCGATCCGAACGGCTATTTCTACCGTGATAACGGCCCGGTGGCGGCACGTGCCAGGCCCGAAGAAGCTGAGCTTGAAGTCCGCGCCCAGGTCCAACGCGCGCTCGCAATGGGAATCCGCCCTAGCCACCTCGACATCCACATGGGAACACTCGCCGCAACGCCGCAGCTCTATTCCGTCCTTATCAAAGTGGCGCATGAACTCCATCTGCCCTACATGGCGGTCAAGCTTCCGGGCAGACAGGGCGAAGAGATGCTGAAACTGGTGTCACCGAATGACATTGTTCTCGATCACCTGGTAATGTTCACTCCGCCGGTCCCTGCCGACCGCTGGACGGAAAATTACTTGAAGGCCATTGAGTCACTCAAACCCGGCTTGACTGAGATGATCGTCCATCTGGCCTACGACAATTCTGAAATGCGCGCCATCACAGTGGACCATCCGGATTACGGAGCCGCGTGGCGGCAACGCGATTTCAACGCCGTTACCAGCCCGGAGTTCAAGCAGGCGCTCAAAGAGAACCATATCATTCTTGTGGGTTGGAAACAGTTGGACAGGTTGGTGCAAAAGTAG
- the selD gene encoding selenide, water dikinase SelD, whose amino-acid sequence MSPSILDSVLASLPKQADPNVLVGFDTGDDAGVYLIAPDIALVQTVDFFTPIVDDPWTFGDIAATNSLSDVYAMGGRPVSALSIVGFPNTGRNLDMLEKILQGGLAKMQEAGCTVIGGHSIGDEEIKFGYAVTGVVDPKRMLTNRGARPGDRLVLTKRLGTGIISTALKKGKASDAAINASINSMRTLNRVGSEVAREFNVHAATDITGFGLLGHLHAMAAASRVSMVIEHTQVEFLPDALDYSRKGYLSGGLKNNAKFVSGCVEFDSNVPQEIRDLLFDPQTSGGLLLVVSGKDSPMLVKRLSERGVLARQVGRVVKKTSPLLRVE is encoded by the coding sequence TTTTGGACTCCGTGCTGGCTTCGCTGCCGAAACAAGCTGACCCCAATGTTCTCGTCGGCTTTGACACCGGCGATGACGCGGGAGTGTATCTAATTGCGCCTGATATCGCGCTTGTGCAGACGGTCGACTTCTTTACGCCCATCGTTGATGATCCGTGGACGTTCGGCGATATTGCAGCAACAAACTCTTTGAGCGATGTTTACGCCATGGGTGGACGTCCCGTTTCCGCGCTCTCAATTGTTGGCTTTCCCAACACAGGCCGCAACCTGGATATGCTGGAAAAGATCCTGCAGGGCGGCCTGGCCAAGATGCAGGAGGCGGGCTGCACAGTGATCGGCGGGCACTCAATCGGGGACGAGGAGATCAAATTCGGTTATGCGGTGACGGGAGTGGTGGATCCCAAACGTATGCTGACGAACCGGGGAGCGCGCCCTGGTGACCGACTGGTCCTCACCAAGCGCCTCGGCACCGGAATCATCTCCACGGCCTTGAAAAAAGGGAAAGCAAGCGACGCTGCCATTAACGCCTCGATCAATTCCATGCGGACGCTCAACCGCGTGGGAAGCGAAGTAGCCCGGGAATTCAATGTCCATGCTGCCACGGACATCACTGGCTTCGGGCTCTTGGGGCACTTACACGCCATGGCCGCGGCCAGCAGGGTCAGCATGGTGATCGAGCATACCCAGGTCGAATTTCTTCCCGATGCGCTTGACTATTCGCGCAAAGGCTACCTGTCCGGCGGACTGAAAAACAACGCTAAATTCGTGAGCGGCTGCGTGGAGTTTGACTCGAATGTCCCACAAGAAATCCGCGACCTGCTCTTCGATCCGCAGACGAGCGGCGGCCTGCTTCTTGTGGTGAGCGGTAAGGATTCCCCGATGCTGGTAAAGAGACTGTCCGAACGCGGGGTTCTCGCCCGGCAAGTGGGCCGCGTGGTTAAAAAAACAAGTCCGCTTCTGCGAGTAGAATGA
- a CDS encoding histone deacetylase, which produces MGKMIAVYSDQYDLNLGNHVFPSAKYRLIKERLLQENLISPEEIIEPSPASDDDVALVHDRDYIWKLKNAKLSHVEILRMEVPYSPELVRAVWLSAGGSILAGRLALENGVGVNIGGGYHHAFPDHGEGFCVIHDVAVAIRRLQKDNLIERAMTVDCDVHQGNGTAAIFGGDESVYTLSIHQENNYPYPKPPSNLDVNLHNGVQDTEYLAALEDSLDKALAEFNPQVVFYLAGADPYREDQLGGLKLSLQGLEHRDRILFEKTRAKNIPVVVTLAGGYARHVSDTVRIHCNTFKVAMEFASLATGRGDE; this is translated from the coding sequence ATGGGCAAGATGATAGCTGTTTACTCAGACCAATACGACCTGAACCTGGGCAACCACGTCTTTCCTTCCGCGAAGTACCGCCTGATCAAGGAGCGGTTGCTCCAGGAGAACCTAATCAGTCCGGAGGAAATTATTGAGCCGTCTCCGGCCTCGGATGACGATGTGGCCCTGGTTCATGATCGCGATTACATCTGGAAACTGAAGAACGCAAAACTTTCCCACGTTGAAATCCTGAGGATGGAAGTTCCTTATTCCCCCGAGCTTGTCCGGGCCGTCTGGCTTTCGGCAGGCGGCTCGATACTGGCGGGACGATTGGCGCTTGAGAATGGAGTCGGCGTCAACATCGGCGGCGGCTATCATCACGCTTTTCCCGACCACGGCGAGGGATTCTGTGTAATCCACGACGTCGCCGTTGCCATCCGGCGGCTGCAGAAAGACAACCTCATCGAGCGTGCAATGACCGTTGATTGCGATGTCCACCAGGGTAACGGCACAGCAGCCATTTTCGGCGGCGACGAATCCGTTTATACGCTTTCGATCCACCAGGAAAACAATTATCCTTACCCCAAGCCGCCCAGCAACCTGGACGTCAACCTCCACAACGGAGTTCAGGACACGGAGTATCTCGCCGCTCTGGAAGACAGTCTCGATAAGGCGCTCGCTGAGTTCAATCCCCAGGTAGTTTTCTATCTTGCAGGGGCTGATCCCTACCGCGAAGACCAGTTGGGCGGGCTGAAGCTCAGCCTGCAGGGCCTCGAACACCGCGACCGAATTCTGTTCGAGAAGACGAGGGCAAAGAATATTCCCGTGGTGGTAACTCTTGCAGGCGGCTACGCCCGCCACGTTTCGGATACCGTCCGCATCCACTGTAATACGTTCAAGGTCGCGATGGAGTTTGCCAGCCTTGCGACAGGCCGGGGCGATGAATAG
- the argJ gene encoding bifunctional glutamate N-acetyltransferase/amino-acid acetyltransferase ArgJ has translation MPSWNTVEGSLATPKGFRAAAAAAGVKKAPGALDLALIVCDVPGASAAGVFTTNRAAAAPVLLCRQNLKGNRGRGRAIIANSGNANACTGRAGLAVAEQTAEAVARMLRVRPCEVFVSSTGVIGTPLNVDLILQQLPTLNEVLSVECAPEVARAIMTTDRFPKSAVLQSKIGGKTVTLAGVAKGAGMIHPNMATMLSYVTTDAAVAPAALQKMLRIAVNASFNRITVDGDTSTNDSVVALASGQSGAAIRPGTPAAKKFLQGLTELCQMLAQMIVKDGEGATKIARIEVRGAGSTYDAERVVRAVANSPLVKTALAGGDPNWGRVVCAAGYSGAAIDASKVDVRVNGLYLCRRGVHAGFDEAAAKKELDNSELVIRIDLHQGKADAWVWTCDFTNEYIRINASRS, from the coding sequence ATGCCCAGTTGGAATACAGTTGAAGGAAGCCTTGCGACGCCCAAAGGCTTCCGCGCCGCCGCGGCTGCGGCCGGGGTCAAAAAAGCGCCCGGCGCACTGGACCTTGCCCTGATCGTTTGCGACGTTCCTGGGGCAAGCGCTGCCGGCGTGTTTACAACGAACCGGGCGGCCGCCGCACCGGTGCTGCTGTGCAGGCAAAATCTGAAGGGGAATCGCGGGCGTGGCCGGGCCATCATCGCCAACTCGGGCAACGCCAATGCGTGCACGGGACGCGCAGGCCTGGCGGTGGCCGAACAGACGGCCGAAGCCGTGGCCCGAATGCTGCGAGTGCGCCCCTGCGAGGTTTTTGTGTCCTCCACGGGCGTGATAGGAACGCCGCTAAACGTAGACCTGATCCTGCAGCAGCTTCCGACCTTGAATGAAGTTCTCTCCGTCGAATGCGCTCCGGAAGTCGCGCGCGCGATCATGACAACGGACCGCTTTCCCAAATCAGCTGTGCTGCAATCAAAGATTGGCGGCAAGACCGTGACGCTGGCCGGAGTAGCTAAGGGGGCCGGCATGATCCATCCCAACATGGCCACCATGCTCTCTTACGTCACAACGGACGCAGCTGTTGCCCCCGCTGCTCTCCAGAAGATGCTGCGCATCGCCGTGAACGCTTCTTTCAACCGCATCACTGTGGACGGAGACACTTCAACGAACGACAGTGTGGTGGCGCTCGCAAGCGGCCAATCCGGAGCGGCCATTCGGCCCGGCACGCCCGCCGCGAAGAAGTTCCTGCAAGGGCTTACGGAGCTCTGCCAGATGCTTGCTCAGATGATTGTCAAGGATGGAGAAGGCGCGACAAAGATCGCGCGAATCGAGGTGCGCGGGGCCGGAAGCACATATGACGCCGAGCGTGTGGTCCGGGCCGTGGCCAATTCGCCGCTGGTCAAAACGGCGCTTGCTGGAGGCGACCCCAACTGGGGACGGGTTGTATGCGCCGCAGGATATTCCGGCGCCGCCATCGATGCATCAAAGGTGGATGTCCGCGTCAACGGCCTCTACCTTTGCCGCCGCGGCGTACACGCAGGGTTTGATGAAGCCGCCGCAAAAAAGGAACTCGACAATAGCGAACTCGTGATTCGCATTGACCTGCACCAGGGCAAAGCCGATGCATGGGTGTGGACCTGCGACTTCACCAACGAATATATCCGGATTAATGCTTCAAGGTCATAG
- the glmS gene encoding glutamine--fructose-6-phosphate transaminase (isomerizing): MSGIIGYLGNKRVVPVLLEGLQRLQYRGYDSAGLAVMKDGKLDIRKATGKLRNLEEVIRLNPLDGTCGIGETRWATHGAPTEQNAHPHRDCHGTVAVVHNGIIENYMELKQELVEEGHTFTTETDTEVIAHLIEKYLDRPPTPRERLTLDDAVRAAVQRLTGSFALAIMSAGDVNKIVAVRQGPPAVIGLGKNEYMVASDVPAILYHTRDLFFLADGDIAVLTPNGVKLMDFHGEPVTRRVQHISWDPILAEKGGFKHYTLKEIYEQPRAVRDTALGRVSPETGQIFLDEMEITEDEFRAFREIKIVAAGTSRHAGLAGKIMFERLARVPTEVDYASEFRYHDPLVDSRTLTVLITQSGETADTIAGQREAQAKGSKTLAICNVLGSMVPREANGTIYTHAGPEIGVGSTKTFTSQLIGLYLFAVYLGQLRGLVPPAESKELLGALTMLPRQLEHVLQKDEEYEELARHFDRVSDFLFLGRGVHFPVALEGAMKMKKVSYIHAEAYPAGELKHGPIALITEGLPVVVMATCDGKSADSKVRYERTVSNIKEAKARGAVIVALVTEGDREVQDMADHLVTIPQTNEYLSAVLEVIPLQLLAYHIAVLRGCDVDQPRNLAKSVTVE; this comes from the coding sequence ATGTCAGGAATTATAGGATACCTCGGGAACAAACGCGTAGTCCCTGTGCTGCTGGAAGGACTTCAGCGGCTACAATATCGCGGGTATGACTCTGCCGGCCTGGCAGTGATGAAGGACGGCAAGCTGGACATTCGGAAGGCTACGGGGAAACTTCGCAACCTGGAAGAAGTCATTCGGCTCAACCCGCTGGACGGTACATGCGGCATAGGGGAGACACGATGGGCCACGCATGGAGCGCCCACGGAACAAAACGCCCACCCTCATCGCGACTGCCACGGCACTGTGGCGGTAGTCCACAACGGCATCATTGAAAACTACATGGAGCTGAAGCAGGAACTGGTGGAAGAAGGGCATACCTTCACCACCGAGACCGACACCGAGGTGATTGCGCACCTCATTGAGAAGTATCTCGACAGGCCTCCGACACCCAGAGAGCGCCTTACCCTGGACGACGCCGTGCGGGCCGCCGTTCAGCGGCTGACGGGATCATTCGCTCTGGCTATCATGTCCGCGGGAGACGTGAACAAAATTGTTGCGGTCCGCCAGGGTCCGCCCGCTGTGATCGGGCTGGGCAAGAACGAATACATGGTCGCCAGTGACGTCCCGGCCATCCTCTATCACACCCGTGATCTATTTTTTCTTGCCGATGGCGACATTGCTGTGCTGACGCCGAATGGTGTGAAGCTGATGGATTTCCATGGCGAGCCTGTCACGCGCCGTGTGCAACACATCAGCTGGGACCCGATTCTGGCGGAAAAGGGCGGATTCAAACACTATACACTGAAGGAGATTTACGAGCAGCCGCGCGCCGTCCGCGACACGGCGCTGGGCCGCGTTTCTCCGGAAACGGGCCAGATTTTCCTGGACGAAATGGAAATCACCGAGGACGAATTCCGCGCATTCCGGGAAATCAAGATTGTGGCTGCGGGCACGTCGCGCCACGCAGGTCTGGCGGGAAAGATCATGTTTGAGCGGCTGGCGCGAGTGCCCACGGAAGTGGATTACGCCTCAGAGTTCCGCTATCACGATCCGCTGGTGGACTCCCGCACGCTCACCGTGCTGATCACGCAGTCGGGCGAAACGGCAGACACCATTGCGGGGCAGCGCGAGGCCCAGGCCAAAGGTTCCAAGACGCTGGCCATCTGCAACGTGCTCGGGAGCATGGTGCCCCGCGAAGCCAATGGAACCATCTATACGCACGCGGGACCGGAAATTGGCGTGGGTTCCACCAAGACTTTTACCTCGCAGTTGATTGGACTTTACCTGTTCGCGGTTTACCTGGGCCAGCTTCGCGGCCTGGTTCCGCCAGCCGAGTCTAAGGAACTGCTCGGCGCGCTGACGATGCTGCCGCGGCAGCTTGAACACGTCCTGCAAAAGGACGAAGAATACGAAGAGCTGGCCCGCCACTTTGACCGCGTTTCGGATTTTCTTTTTCTTGGCCGGGGCGTCCATTTTCCAGTGGCTCTGGAAGGTGCGATGAAAATGAAGAAGGTCTCGTACATCCATGCGGAAGCCTACCCCGCCGGCGAACTGAAGCACGGTCCTATCGCCCTCATCACGGAAGGTCTGCCCGTAGTAGTGATGGCGACGTGCGACGGCAAATCCGCCGACTCCAAGGTTCGCTACGAGCGGACAGTTTCAAACATCAAGGAGGCGAAAGCCCGCGGGGCCGTTATCGTCGCCCTGGTCACGGAAGGCGACCGCGAAGTGCAGGATATGGCGGACCACCTGGTCACGATCCCACAGACCAATGAATACCTTTCTGCGGTTCTTGAGGTCATACCCCTGCAGTTGCTGGCTTATCACATCGCAGTCTTGCGTGGCTGCGACGTGGACCAACCCAGAAACCTGGCAAAATCAGTGACCGTGGAATAG